In Henningerozyma blattae CBS 6284 chromosome 7, complete genome, a single genomic region encodes these proteins:
- the SES1 gene encoding serine--tRNA ligase SES1 (similar to Saccharomyces cerevisiae SES1 (YDR023W); ancestral locus Anc_3.251), producing MLDVNQFIVEKGGNPDLIKKSQKARYASVELVDEIIADYKDWVKTRFELDEINKSLNKLQKEIGLKFKAKEDAKPLLAEKDKLTAEKKILTEKEQKEDKDLKNKVNLVGNIVHPSVVVSNDEENNELVRTWKPKDLPEVGPVASCTGKPAQLSHHEILLRLDGYDPERGVKISGHRGFFFRNYGVFLNQALINYGLSFLAKKGYIPLQAPVMMNKEVMAQTAQLSQFDEELYKVIDGEDEKYLIATSEQPISAYHSGEWFEKPQEQLPIKYVGYSSCFRREAGSHGKDAWGVFRVHAFEKIEQFVLTEPEKSWEAFDMMIANSEEFYQTLGLPYRIVGIVSGELNNAAAKKYDLEAWFPYQKEYKELVSCSNCTDYQSRNLEIRCGIKKMGDREKKYVHCLNSTLAATERALCCVLENYQTEDGLIVPEVLRKYIPGEPEFLPYVKELPKNSTSNKKK from the coding sequence ATGTTAGACGTTAACCAATTTATTGTTGAAAAGGGTGGTAACCCAGATTTAATCAAGAAATCTCAAAAAGCTAGATATGCTAGTGTTGAATTAGTCGATGAAATCATTGCTGACTATAAAGATTGGGTCAAGACTAGATTCGAATTAGATGAAATCAACAAATccttaaataaattacaaaagGAAATTGGTTTAAAATTCAAAGCCAAGGAAGATGCTAAACCATTATTAGctgaaaaagataaattaactGCCGAAAAGAAGATTTTGACTgaaaaagaacaaaagGAAGACAAAGATTTGAAGAATAAGGTCAACTTGGTTGGTAACATTGTTCACCCATCTGTCGTTGTCTCAAAcgatgaagaaaataatgaattggTTCGTACTTGGAAACCAAAGGATTTACCAGAAGTTGGCCCTGTTGCTTCTTGTACTGGTAAGCCAGCTCAATTGTCTCACcatgaaattttattaagatTAGACGGTTATGATCCAGAACGTGGTGTTAAAATTTCTGGTCACAGAggtttcttcttcagaaaCTATGGTGTTTTCTTAAACCAagctttaattaattatggTTTATCCTTCTTAGCTAAGAAGGGTTACATCCCATTACAAGCTCCTGTTATGATGAACAAGGAAGTTATGGCCCAAACAGCCCAATTATCACAATtcgatgaagaattatataaagTCATTGATggtgaagatgaaaaatatttaattgctACATCCGAACAACCAATTTCTGCTTATCACAGCGGTGAATGGTTCGAAAAGCCACAAGAACAATTACCAATTAAATATGTTGGTTACTCCTCTTGTTTCCGTAGAGAAGCTGGTTCTCATGGTAAGGATGCCTGGGGTGTTTTCAGAGTTCATGCTTTTGAAAAGATCGAACAATTCGTTTTAACTGAACCAGAAAAGTCTTGGGAAGCTTTTGACATGATGATTGCCAACTCCGAAGAATTTTACCAAACCTTAGGGTTACCATACCGTATTGTTGGCATCGTCTCTGgtgaattaaataatgccGCTGCTAAAAAGTATGATTTAGAAGCTTGGTTCCCATACCAAAAGGAATACAAAGAATTAGTTTCTTGTTCTAACTGTACTGATTACCAATCCAGAAACTTGGAAATTAGATGTGGTATTAAGAAGATGGGTGACagagaaaagaaatacGTCCACTGTCTAAACTCTACTTTAGCTGCAACTGAAAGAGCCTTATGTTGTGTCTTGGAAAATTATCAAACTGAAGACGGTTTAATTGTTCCAGAAGTCTTAAGAAAGTATATTCCAGGTGAACCAGAATTCTTACCTTACGTTAAGGAATTACCAAAGAATTCTACTTCTaacaagaagaaataa
- the TBLA0G03030 gene encoding uncharacterized protein (similar to Saccharomyces cerevisiae GIP1 (YBR045C); ancestral locus Anc_3.252): MSNDEKSKKDRQSSLKSIGTYNNSTSKNSRYGESDSRENILNRNATNRTTEEEEIDNKTDHFDDNAKGSFTYNQLNPITENLEVDNSWVGANNRDNVFCNKIIDDTIKTKSPGKLRRFKNYFKSILVNKARQNGINKINTNDKLIKKQLYRSVSNNSSILPVKRSPSGTLISPRILSGSLLSPGIISASINPCSSLESNSARYRSNNYDSFNAWSSNRNRSTLNRDLEAKVENLEEPIGVNYGDDDEYYEDGDGDRPGSFQNEDMYKPDSSQISALYNCIMNNKTEINNYYEEVTPSNTNTSSKLVDSKSYDSNLEIVKILKSLKLSSEDSNNAHEDGNVGQLDVECMTHRSHKEIDSIPSLSKTSQRYRKTSIVDFNKILSQKNSDAEKFSCTLELELPTYTSNGNLSDTKQNDNVRKLKSNVQISISSNIDLKFNKNENDINTDEIERILPPGISSYLNRNTLNRDTDPKGTSDIPYIQSEPGSSESENKSSSDKESTNTVDSYTREELELTMLTDTLSKLKLSDEERLNTNSVRRDCDILAVNKLEYINNYILQADEEDPIYDEEFVQDDTNPVTNPNVLPCECNNIQNVGAQYYTEFDNCTEIKVPPNYITLYGSNIQTSTTENNVRLNLFESSSTGYDFVFRLPRRQTSPNSNDSSNEIAHTGIPELNQGGIHDSNFNSISPTSYQSYNISDYSWVFSPPYKEGEAFELKAAKRSRKIFELPFADTSKLSPQRRNISNYKIFLRNFKYDKSRSQIKNAYVNKLTNKKLDKIVSKSLFESLKKNFKPNIWQSSNYNSTKISQVSSFREFDIVSDMTIKNIKDKGEQKKVFKITHYDVHDNSPCNSFEGSGKNSDFESGSVISNAK; encoded by the coding sequence atgtCAAATGATGAGAAGTCCAAGAAAGATAGACAGTCATCTTTAAAGTCAATTGGTAcgtataataatagtaccAGCAAAAATAGTAGATATGGGGAATCAGACTCAAGAgagaatattttaaatagaaATGCTACAAATCGAACTACagaggaagaagaaattgataataaaacagATCATTTTGACGACAATGCAAAGGGAAGTTTTACATACAATCAACTTAATCCGATCACCGAAAATTTAGAAGTGGACAATTCGTGGGTTGGTGCTAATAATAGGGATAACGTATTCTGcaacaaaattattgatgatactattaaaacaaaatctCCAGGGAAACTACGTAggtttaaaaattatttcaaaagcATATTAGTTAATAAAGCAAGACAAAAtggaattaataaaattaatacgAATGATAAgttgataaaaaaacaattgtaCAGGTCtgtttcaaataattcctCAATTTTACCGGTTAAAAGATCCCCATCAGGGACATTAATAAGCCCAAGGATTCTTTCAGGCTCACTACTTAGTCCTGGAATAATATCAGCCTCAATAAATCCCTGTAGTAGCCTTGAATCCAATTCAGCACGATATAGAAGTAACAATTATGATAGTTTTAATGCCTGGAGTAGTAATAGGAATAGATCCACTTTAAATAGAGATCTTGAAGCAAAAGTAGAAAACCTAGAAGAACCCATTGGAGTTAACTATGGTGATGACGATGAATACTACGAGGATGGTGATGGTGATAGACCTGGAAGTTTTCAAAATGAGGATATGTATAAGCCTGATTCAAGTCAAATATCTGCATTGTATAATTGTATCATGAACAATAAAACTGAAATAAACAACTATTATGAAGAAGTCACTCcttcaaatacaaataccaGTTCAAAATTAGTAGATTCAAAATCATATGATTCCAATTTGGAGATTGtaaaaatactaaaaagtctaaaattatcatcagAAGATAGTAATAATGCTCATGAAGACGGAAATGTCGGTCAACTTGATGTTGAATGTATGACACATAGAAGCcataaagaaattgatagTATACCATCTTTAAGTAAAACTTCGCAAAGGTATCGTAAAACTAGCATTGTTGATTTTAACAAGATATTATctcaaaaaaattcagaTGCTGAAAAGTTTTCTTGTACATTGGAATTGGAATTACCAACCTATACATCTAATGGTAACCTTTCTGATACTAAACAAAATGACAATGTACGAAAGTTAAAAAGTAATGTTCAAATATCAATCAGTAGTAACATCGATTTAAAATTCaacaaaaatgaaaatgatataaacACTGATGAAATAGAAAGGATTCTTCCACCAGGTATTAGCTCCTACTTGAACAGAAATACCCTCAATAGGGATACTGATCCAAAAGGTACTTCAGATATACCTTATATTCAAAGTGAGCCTGGTTCCAGTGAATCTGAAAATAAATCGAGCAGTGACAAAGAGAGTACGAATACAGTCGATAGTTACACGAGAGAAGAACTAGAATTAACAATGTTAACAGATACACTTTCTAAACTAAAGCTCTCTGATGAAGAACGATTGAATACTAATTCTGTAAGAAGAGACTGTGATATACTTGCtgttaataaattagaatatataaataactatatCTTGCAAgcagatgaagaagatcCTATTTATGATGAAGAGTTTGTTCAAGATGACACAAATCCGGTAACTAACCCCAATGTTTTGCCATGTGAGTGTAACAATATCCAAAATGTTGGTGCACAATATTATAcagaatttgataattgtaCAGAAATAAAAGTTCCGCCAAACTATATTACACTTTATGGGTCAAATATCCAAACATCAACAACAGAAAATAATGTAagattgaatttatttgaaagttCAAGTACCGGATatgattttgtttttaGATTACCTAGGCGACAAACCTCTCCAAACAGTAATGATTCTAGCAACGAAATAGCGCATACAGGGATTCCAGAATTGAACCAGGGTGGAATTCACGATTCAAACtttaattctatttctCCCACAAGTTATCAATCATATAATATATCAGATTATTCTTGGGTGTTTAGCCCTCCATACAAGGAAGGAGAAgcttttgaattaaaagcCGCTAAAAGGTCacgtaaaatatttgaactACCTTTTGCTGACACCTCAAAGCTTTCCCctcaaagaagaaatatttctaattatAAGATCTTCCTAAggaattttaaatatgataaatCAAGATCGCAGATAAAAAATGCATATGTTAACAAGTTgactaataaaaaattagataagATTGTATCTAAGAGCTTATTTGAAAGtctcaaaaaaaatttcaaaccAAATATATGGCAGAGTTCCAATTACAATTCGACAAAAATATCACAAGTGAGTTCTTTTAGAGAATTTGATATTGTGAGTGACATGActatcaaaaatataaaagataaGGGAGAACAAAAGAAAGTGTTTAAAATAACACATTATGATGTCCATGACAATTCACCATGTAATTCTTTTGAGGGCAGTGGAAAGAATAGTGATTTTGAATCTGGTAGTGTTATTTCAAATGCAAAATAA
- the TBLA0G03040 gene encoding 40S ribosomal protein uS17 (similar to Saccharomyces cerevisiae RPS11B (YBR048W) and RPS11A (YDR025W); ancestral locus Anc_3.255), translating into MSTELTVQSERAFQKQPHIFTNPKFKTSRRTKRWYKNVGLGFKTPKTAIEGTYIDKKCPFTGMVSIRGKILTGTVVSTKMHRTIVIRRDYLHYIPKYNRFEKRHKNVPVHVSPAFRVEVGDIVTAGQCRPISKTVRFNVVKVASGAKSNKKFTKF; encoded by the exons ATGTCTACTGAATTGACTGTTCAATCTGAAAGAGCTTTCCAAAAG cAACCACACATCTTCACCAATCCAAAGTTCAAGACCTCCAGAAGAACTAAGAGATGGTACAAGAATGTCGGTTTGGGTTTCAAGACCCCAAAGACCGCCATTGAAGGTACTTACATTGACAAGAAATGTCCATTCACCGGTATGGTCTCTATCAGAGGTAAGATCTTAACTGGTACCGTTGTTTCTACCAAGATGCACCGTACCATTGTCATCAGAAGAGATTACTTACATTACATTCCAAAGTACAACAGATTTGAAAAGAGACACAAGAACGTTCCAGTCCATGTTTCTCCAGCTTTCAGAGTTGAAGTTGGTGACATTGTTACTGCTGGTCAATGTAGACCAATCTCCAAGACTGTTAGATTCAACGTTGTTAAGGTCGCCTCTGGTGCCAAATCTAACAAGAAATTCACCAAATTCTAA
- the NSI1 gene encoding Nsi1p (similar to Saccharomyces cerevisiae REB1 (YBR049C) and YDR026C; ancestral locus Anc_3.256), with translation MSLSNNNRTNKHIIGAELDNNDQESRHESVEEAVFKYVGVGLNNDDEPENDSGSDLDSSKDRKHYGSKSHNSQDQDGEDDDEDIDVDLVGPKVDHLNSNSTTTAEMEWFFRHADTDVNNQSISSHETESDSTNNNRDPHSVAIAAVAAALASENDVGNEADPTKLSNKRSRADMIDEDDEGDENLSTNNSNDTSNDLDNDQDIQRHSHKKAKNNNNKTKLHLAVDPELATLDDNEDNNDEVSEHDQLVRRAIIDTDSIAQHPDFQQYLNTEEEISNNNNKDKESIQSSSNVASHNINDSNSGRRSRNDISMNNMNSKNKNDLSASSNNTHSSRTDMLASVAIETDTRDSSISNNNNKSNLNDLINEHNNEDLRLHDQSLVNGALAISELSGITTDKLQKHHSLDEVLAAHLQQNKKSSSLQSKQDIRNHLDVIPMSRDSQKFPHIKVDQQDHMHDHSLLSHASQSHISRQNGKSLNDQHLSSNNNGIHSQSDESLGSDNHHSEPQHYRDVLPKVNIPLDYTEVPDISKLIQSAAIKASTIFVTTTQSNGKSFDSQEEAALEQFVNDYQTIKGMSRHDVCNRIWCNERKKDDFWVNICKVLPHRTRSSIYKHVRRKYHIFEQRGKWTDEEERQLARLCAQKEGQWSEIGKTLGRMPEDCRDRWRNYLKCGGNRASHKWSEEEEEELKRVVNAMLVDAHKADAQAQAKLEQEAKTEEDLEELRNKRPAIRNFKSIVNWTVVSEMMNGTRSRIQCRYKWNKLLKKETIAKVETITLHDKRWILEKLRDLGFTENSQVDWEELSRLKPGIKLNGNELKMCFEKMRNNIKSFKEKTINDICRDLLLLLDTTGNIDELKSSID, from the coding sequence ATGAGCctaagtaataataatagaactAATAAGCATATTATTGGCGCTGAGTTGGATAACAATGATCAGGAAAGTAGGCATGAATCAGTTGAAGAAGCTGTTTTCAAATATGTAGGCGTTGGtcttaataatgatgacgAACCTGAAAATGATAGCGGTAGTGATTTAGATTCATCTAAGGATAGAAAGCACTATGGCAGTAAAAGTCACAATAGCCAAGATCAAGATGGTGAAGATGACgatgaagatattgatGTTGATTTAGTGGGACCAAAAGTAGATCACTTAAACAGTAACTCCACGACAACTGCAGAAATGGAATGGTTTTTCCGTCATGCAGATACAGATGTTAATAATCAAAGTATCTCATCTCATGAAACAGAATCAGAttcaactaataataatcgtGATCCACACTCAGTTGCAATTGCAGCTGTTGCAGCTGCTTTGGCTTCTGAAAATGACGTTGGTAATGAAGCAGACCCTACCAAATTAAGTAATAAGAGATCTCGAGCAGATATGATAGacgaagatgatgaaggGGATGAAAATCTTTcaactaataatagtaatgataCCTCTAATGATTTAGATAACGATCAGGATATTCAACGCCATAGTCATAAAAAggcaaaaaataataacaataaaacAAAGCTCCATTTAGCTGTGGATCCAGAACTAGCTACattagatgataatgaagataataACGATGAAGTATCTGAACATGATCAATTGGTTAGAAGAGCCATAATAGACACTGATTCGATTGCACAACACCCTGATTTccaacaatatttaaacacagaagaagaaatatccaataacaataataaagacAAGGAAAGTATACAAAGTTCATCGAATGTAGCTTCacataatattaatgacaGCAATTCTGGTAGAAGATCTAGaaatgatatttcaatgaataatatgaatagtaaaaataaaaatgatctTAGTGCTTCATCAAATAACACCCATTCTTCCAGAACTGATATGCTAGCTTCGGTGGCAATAGAAACAGATACTCGTGACAGCAGTataagtaataataacaataagaGTAATTTGAATGATTTGATTAATGAGCATAATAATGAAGACTTAAGGCTACATGATCAATCACTGGTTAATGGTGCCTTAGCTATTAGTGAGTTGAGTGGAATTACTACAGACAAACTGCAAAAGCATCATTCACTTGATGAAGTTCTTGCAGCACATTTACagcaaaataaaaaatcatcCTCACTACAATCAAAACAAGATATTCGAAACCATTTAGATGTTATTCCTATGAGTCGCGATTCACAAAAATTTCCACATATAAAAGTGGATCAACAGGATCATATGCATGATCACTCCTTACTTTCACATGCTTCTCAATCACATATTTCTAGACAAAATGGAAAATCATTGAACGATCAGCATTTATCATCGAATAACAATGGAATACATTCTCAATCGGATGAGTCATTGGGTTCTGACAATCATCATTCGGAACCTCAGCATTATCGTGATGTGTTACCTAAAGTAAATATTCCATTAGACTATACGGAAGTGCCAGATATAAGTAAATTGATTCAGTCAGCCGCAATAAAAGCTTCCACGATATTTGTAACAACAACTCAAAGCAATGGAAAGTCATTTGATTCGCAAGAGGAAGCTGCATTAGAACAGTTTGTGAATGATTATCAAACTATTAAAGGGATGTCCAGACATGACGTTTGTAATAGAATTTGGTGTAACGAGCGAAAGAAAGATGATTTTTGGGTTAATATTTGCAAAGTTTTACCACACAGAACAAGATCTTCTATCTATAAGCATGTCCGTAGAAAGTATCATATATTCGAACAACGTGGTAAATGGACTGATGAGGAAGAAAGACAGTTAGCTAGGTTATGCGCACAAAAAGAAGGTCAATGGTCAGAAATTGGTAAAACTTTGGGAAGAATGCCAGAAGATTGTAGAGATAGGTGGAGAAATTACTTAAAATGTGGAGGGAATAGAGCTTCTCATAAATGgtctgaagaagaagaagaagaattgaaaaggGTTGTGAATGCAATGTTGGTTGATGCACACAAAGCTGATGCTCAAGCTCAGGCGAAATTAGAGCAAGAAGCTAAAactgaagaagatttagaagaaCTTCGAAATAAAAGGCCTGCTattagaaatttcaaatcgATTGTTAATTGGACAGTTGTCAGTGAAATGATGAATGGTACTAGATCACGTATTCAATGCCGTTATAAATGGAATAAATTACTTAAAAAGGAAACAATAGCGAAAGTTGAAACTATAACATTGCATGATAAAAGATGGATATTAGAAAAACTAAGAGATTTAGGTTTTACAGAAAATTCTCAAGTAGATTGGGAGGAATTATCTAGATTAAAGCCAGGgattaaattaaatggtAATGAGTTAAAAATGtgctttgaaaaaatgagaaataatattaaatcatttaaagaaaagacaattaatgatatttgcAGAGACCTATTGCTTTTATTAGATACCACAGGAAATATCGATGAATTGAAAAGTTCTATagattaa
- the VPS54 gene encoding Vps54p (similar to Saccharomyces cerevisiae VPS54 (YDR027C); ancestral locus Anc_3.257), translating into MNIPAISIQDDVNRITSNSTNVTSSSLTSSSSNNKVNLSSSNNFNTRTNSNDIKPIAESDNASLIGDGEEESLNDDIRSSTSVNPSKINSAIRKSFDSVSIRRSFDSINSGRPSKTFMFNNDKHSGSEVYSPLGNNSIYEIVMNTRRKHWLAYPTTLDIPPVILSKNEINPKWRDDINAYLSSIKNEYTTFQHTNSIRYLNNDLISPTDIENNNEDFKDKEKFQETDEEQEELKIKQVPKFFFDKNFQLDNPRIFNQVLNGIDLNLNGTSSEDEKKRNGAFIALRDILIDYLDDVENLLVKKISKSSQRVFTVLGDVAKLQENIQLSINDLDGLVERLNKVDREKIQKKINSIKNILKMKNVEKLEQALLQVKLVLNKVDYCKTIYRQNQFEECLELIRSIDNLIKGDRDNDKLVNEWTKDWPYKLVNLRTVPSLSETREYLTNLKIEIGGKFSLQFCDLLLQDIRQYCESGTTRDVLLRLQNGTRDKRHSEVTTQFQDEIRQLVRKLDRCEELASAFNLYQDRFITELKNIIKIYLPQETISEAGSVNMDDSTTQQTKQSQSQPISSGSKLSRLIRAQTPVEFQEMLIFIFTHLSEAIRRLYRQQKLLLDIALNEITALGKSNENQMAMIKQLDIRNGINEGIEIVQLRMGKIISVRREANTVIPCEFFIRVYSIIILFIKECENVSGEFLTKYLQDTITSQIRNYIKINSVRNIKTLKGLLVNEKWIPFIVQPSIQKDVNDIVSSINIDPLDWIKVRDLSLIFTKSKENKTNINNLSAGTTKSSEPSIADATKESKPVGHKKSVVVADKTFVASETLINAITILKDTLILSINLPSSYSIDFEKMTVDVFRTFNDYVITSVNQSTASGQHRNLSIMGESEDCLAEFLLYIQQFFGRLTSSSRDFTPHSQNQYSQLQIQYQKTSERIYMANAPPPPM; encoded by the coding sequence atgaACATTCCTGCAATTTCCATACAGGATGATGTTAATAGAATAACATCAAATTCAACAAACGTTACTAGTAGTTCACtaacttcttcttcatcaaacAATAAAGTTAACCTCTCGTCGagtaacaattttaataccAGAACTAATAGCAATGATATTAAGCCAATTGCCGAATCAGATAATGCTTCCTTAATTGGAGATGGTGAAGAAGAATctttaaatgatgatattcGAAGTTCTACCAGTGTTAACCCTTCCAAAATTAATAGTGCTATAAGAAAAAGTTTTGATTCGGTGTCTATTAGAAGAAGTtttgattcaattaataGTGGAAGACCTTCAAAAACATTTATGTTTAACAACGATAAGCATTCAGGGTCCGAAGTTTATTCACCATTGggaaataattcaatttatgAAATAGTAATGAACACAAGAAGAAAGCATTGGTTAGCTTATCCAACTACTTTAGATATCCCACCAGTAATTCTTTCCAAAAATGAAATCAATCCTAAATGGAGAGATGATATAAATGCATACTTATCTTCGATTAAAAACGAATATACGACCTTCCAGCATACAAACAGTATAAGATATCTGAATAATGATCTTATATCACCTACTgatatagaaaataataacgaaGATTTTAaggataaagaaaaatttcaagaaactgatgaagaacaagaagaattaaaaataaaacaggttccaaaattttttttcgataaaaattttcaactAGATAATccaagaatatttaatcaAGTATTGAATGgtattgatttaaatttaaatggtACATCAAGCGAAGATGAAAAGAAGAGGAATGGAGCTTTTATTGCACTGCGAGATATTCTTATTGACTATTTAGATGATGTGGAAAATTTACTtgtcaaaaaaatttcgaAATCTTCACAAAGAGTATTCACAGTTTTAGGAGATGTTGCTAAActtcaagaaaatattcaattatcaattaatgatttagatGGCTTAGTTGAAAGGTTAAATAAAGTTGATAGAGAAAAAAttcagaaaaaaattaatagcattaaaaatatcttaaaaatgaaaaatgtaGAAAAACTTGAACAAGCATTACTACAAGTAAAATTAGTTTTAAATAAGGTTGACTATTGTAAAACAATTTATCGACAAAATCAATTCGAAGAATgtttagaattaattagatcaattgataatttaataaaaggTGATAgagataatgataaattggTTAATGAATGGACAAAAGATTGGCCTTATAAATTAGTTAATTTAAGGACAGTTCCTTCATTATCAGAAACAAGGGAATACTTGACAAATctgaaaattgaaattggtggtaaattttcattacaGTTTTGTGATTTACTGCTTCAAGACATTAGGCAATATTGTGAATCTGGTACTACCCGTGATGTGTTACTAAGATTACAAAACGGCACAAGGGATAAAAGGCATTCAGAAGTTACAACTCAATTCCAAGACGAAATAAGGCAGCTAGTTAGAAAATTGGATCGATGTGAGGAACTTGCTAGTGCCTTCAATTTATATCAAGATAGGTTTATAAcggaattgaaaaatattattaaaatttatttaccACAAGAGACTATATCTGAAGCGGGTAGTGTAAATATGGATGATTCAACAACACAACAAACTAAACAATCACAATCACAACCAATATCAAGTGGCTCTAAACTATCAAGATTAATTAGAGCTCAAACTCCTGTTGAGTTTCAAGAAATGCtaattttcatattcaCTCATTTAAGTGAAGCTATCAGAAGATTATATAGGCAGCAGAAACTTCTATTAGATATTGCCTTAAATGAAATAACAGCATTAGGGAAATCCAATGAAAATCAAATGGCAATGATCAAACAACTAGATATTAGAAATGGCATTAATGAAGGTATTGAAATTGTCCAGTTGAGAATGGGCAAGATTATCTCAGTAAGACGTGAAGCAAATACAGTAATTCCTTgtgaatttttcatcagagtctattcaattattatattatttatcaaagAATGTGAAAATGTTAGCGGTGAATTCTTGACTAAATATTTGCAAGATACAATTACATCACAAATTCGAAACTATATTAAGATTAACTCTGTACGgaatattaaaactttGAAGGGCTTACTAGTAAATGAAAAGTGGATACCTTTCATTGTTCAGCCAAGTATTCAAAAGGATGTAAACGATATTGTCTCTAGTATAAATATTGATCCTCTAGACTGGATTAAAGTTAGAGACctatctttaatatttactaAATCGAAAGAGAATAAAACCAATATCAACAATTTATCAGCTGGAACTACAAAATCTAGTGAACCTTCTATAGCTGATGCCACGAAAGAATCCAAGCCAGTAGGTCACAAGAAATCAGTGGTTGTTGCTGACAAAACATTTGTTGCAAGTGAAACTTTAATCAATGCTATTAcaattttgaaagataCTTTGATactttcaattaatttgcCTTCATcatattcaattgattttgaaaaaatgaCTGTTGATGTATTTAGAACATTTAACGATTACGTGATTACAAGTGTAAATCAATCTACGGCATCTGGTCAGCATAGGAACTTGTCAATCATGGGAGAATCAGAAGATTGTCTTGCGGAATTTCTACTTTATATCCAACAATTTTTCGGTAGATTAACTAGTTCTTCAAGAGATTTTACCCCACATTCCCAGAACCAATATTCACAGTTGCAAATACAGTATCAAAAGACTTCTGAGAGGATATATATGGCAAATGCACCACCACCTCCaatgtaa